A region of bacterium DNA encodes the following proteins:
- a CDS encoding MBL fold metallo-hydrolase, with the protein MANGNLAVAENVPGDFFVDSTCIDCDTCRQLAPETFGEAPDYSFVRRQPTDDQERRRALQALLACPTSSIGARQSNAREVLSDFPLPIEDEVYYCGFNSESSFGANSYLVKHPAGNWLIDSPRFLPVLVKRFEAAGGVGRIFLTHRDDVADSDKYAQRFGAERIIHERDASAVKDAERKIGGDEAVPFGSDFLLIPTPGHTRGHAVLLYKNRYLFTGDHLAYSRRRQSLTAFRRACWYSWEEQIRSMEKLLDYDFEWILTGHGERIHLPLPEMKRQLRELIGWMKRA; encoded by the coding sequence ATGGCCAATGGCAACTTAGCTGTCGCCGAAAATGTCCCGGGAGACTTCTTCGTCGACTCCACCTGCATCGACTGCGACACCTGCCGGCAGCTCGCGCCCGAGACCTTCGGCGAAGCGCCGGACTACTCCTTCGTCCGCCGCCAACCGACCGATGACCAAGAGCGCCGCCGGGCCCTCCAAGCCCTGCTGGCCTGCCCGACCAGCTCGATCGGCGCCCGCCAGAGCAATGCCCGCGAGGTTTTGTCGGACTTCCCCCTACCAATCGAGGACGAGGTCTATTACTGCGGCTTCAACTCCGAGTCTTCTTTCGGCGCCAACAGCTATTTGGTAAAACATCCCGCGGGCAATTGGCTGATCGACTCGCCGCGCTTCCTGCCGGTCTTGGTGAAGCGCTTCGAAGCGGCCGGCGGCGTTGGCCGGATCTTCCTCACCCACCGCGACGACGTCGCCGATTCCGACAAGTACGCCCAACGCTTCGGCGCCGAGCGGATCATCCATGAGCGCGACGCTTCGGCGGTGAAGGACGCCGAGCGCAAGATCGGCGGCGACGAGGCCGTTCCCTTCGGCTCCGACTTCCTCCTCATCCCCACTCCCGGCCATACCCGCGGTCACGCGGTGCTGCTCTACAAGAACCGCTATCTCTTCACCGGCGATCATCTGGCTTACAGCCGCCGCCGCCAAAGCCTCACCGCCTTCCGTCGGGCCTGCTGGTATTCCTGGGAGGAGCAGATCCGCTCGATGGAGAAGCTGCTCGATTACGATTTCGAATGGATCCTGACCGGCCATGGCGAGCGGATCCATTTGCCGCTTCCGGAAATGAAGCGGCAGCTGAGGGAATTGATCGGCTGGATGAAGCGGGCTTAG
- a CDS encoding sialidase family protein, whose translation MRKLLLALISGSFLAFQVMSCGGDNDNNVVALEISPEGPTIVRRDATLQFSANVPVSWTVEGGDSRGTIDANGLYTPPATLPVDDAAVSVVATTEDGQSAESFVELRAADVLSFSPALPINQTPIPFAAVLTTIILGPLSDRIAVAPQAVQVDSVWGNDDSGAITLFGQSDDFAAFSPEQPITEAAEELSPVGIDKDLQGNPMLMLVSGTPNNRIQFMASDDGGATFNEPVPVSTPNPTNPQVGGNFRQDEEGILHLVFSETDTSVLDGPTNVFYTNSNDGGGTWSPAIPLSDAIDDSVEIGFAFMGVSGNGQNIVGCWNEDENIAYSHSSDGGANFSAPQSLTSADENELCRVAVGPQGEFYITYTAIVGPDQANIVVRKSTDGGQTFGGPVNANGAAPVVGEAIAMISVDDLGRIDVVWISDLEGDGQGGDIVHARSLDGGTAFSEAVTVFDATTADEIGFPNGLRHDRAGRLYLQYFDVFESPADSNLFLVHGE comes from the coding sequence ATGCGAAAACTCCTGTTAGCCTTGATCAGCGGATCTTTTTTGGCTTTCCAAGTCATGTCCTGCGGCGGCGACAACGACAATAACGTCGTCGCCCTCGAAATCTCGCCCGAGGGGCCGACCATCGTCCGCCGCGATGCCACCCTCCAGTTCAGCGCCAACGTTCCGGTCAGCTGGACCGTCGAGGGCGGCGACTCCCGCGGCACGATCGACGCCAACGGGCTTTACACCCCGCCGGCGACGCTCCCGGTCGACGACGCCGCGGTATCGGTGGTGGCGACGACCGAAGACGGCCAATCGGCTGAATCCTTCGTCGAGCTTCGGGCCGCCGACGTTCTGAGCTTTAGCCCCGCGCTTCCGATCAATCAAACACCCATTCCCTTCGCGGCCGTGCTGACCACCATCATCCTCGGTCCCTTGAGCGATCGGATCGCCGTCGCTCCCCAAGCGGTGCAGGTCGACTCGGTCTGGGGAAACGACGATTCCGGCGCCATCACTCTATTCGGCCAAAGCGACGATTTCGCCGCTTTCTCGCCGGAACAGCCGATCACCGAGGCCGCCGAGGAATTGTCCCCGGTCGGCATCGACAAGGATCTCCAAGGCAATCCGATGCTCATGCTGGTTTCGGGGACGCCGAATAATCGGATCCAGTTCATGGCCAGCGACGACGGTGGGGCCACCTTCAATGAGCCGGTCCCGGTCTCCACCCCCAATCCGACCAACCCCCAGGTTGGCGGAAATTTTCGGCAGGATGAGGAGGGCATCCTGCACTTAGTGTTCAGCGAAACCGACACAAGCGTCCTCGACGGTCCGACCAACGTCTTCTATACCAACAGCAACGACGGCGGAGGCACCTGGTCGCCGGCCATTCCCTTGAGCGACGCCATCGACGACTCGGTCGAGATCGGCTTCGCCTTCATGGGCGTCAGCGGCAACGGCCAAAACATCGTCGGCTGCTGGAACGAGGATGAAAATATCGCCTATTCCCACAGCTCCGACGGGGGAGCCAATTTCAGCGCCCCCCAGAGCCTGACCTCGGCCGATGAGAACGAGCTTTGCCGGGTGGCGGTCGGACCCCAGGGCGAGTTTTACATCACCTACACGGCGATCGTCGGCCCCGACCAGGCCAATATCGTGGTCCGCAAGAGCACTGACGGCGGCCAGACTTTCGGCGGCCCGGTCAATGCCAATGGCGCGGCGCCGGTGGTGGGCGAGGCGATCGCCATGATCTCGGTCGATGATCTGGGCCGGATCGACGTCGTCTGGATCTCCGATCTCGAAGGCGATGGCCAAGGCGGCGACATCGTCCATGCCCGCAGCCTCGACGGCGGGACGGCCTTCAGCGAAGCCGTCACCGTCTTCGACGCCACTACCGCCGACGAGATTGGCTTCCCCAACGGCCTTCGGCACGACCGGGCCGGCCGGCTTTATCTCCAATATTTCGACGTCTTTGAGTCGCCGGCCGATTCCAATCTCTTCTTGGTCCACGGCGAATAG
- a CDS encoding PaaI family thioesterase, translating into MSKLDALVQKVFSHPDNFGKLIGYDLESFTDTSVRTSLSIADRHLSPAGVTHGGVISAFVDFSMGAALFTQLKSGERTSTIEFKINYLSPVKLGEKIHCDAKVKFKGKSHAVLECHVFREEGKDVAFAVGTYNIY; encoded by the coding sequence ATGTCCAAGCTCGACGCCCTCGTCCAGAAAGTCTTCTCGCACCCCGACAACTTCGGCAAGCTGATCGGCTATGACCTCGAATCCTTCACCGACACCTCGGTTCGAACCTCGCTGTCCATCGCCGATCGCCACTTGAGCCCGGCCGGCGTCACCCACGGCGGCGTCATCTCGGCCTTCGTCGATTTCTCGATGGGCGCCGCGCTCTTCACCCAGCTCAAGAGCGGCGAGCGGACTTCGACCATCGAATTCAAGATCAACTACTTGAGTCCGGTGAAGCTGGGCGAGAAGATCCACTGCGACGCCAAGGTGAAATTCAAAGGCAAATCCCACGCCGTCCTGGAATGTCACGTCTTCCGGGAGGAAGGGAAGGACGTCGCTTTCGCGGTGGGAACTTACAATATTTACTAG
- a CDS encoding ABC-F family ATP-binding cassette domain-containing protein, with protein sequence MLTLRNLEKSYGRRQLFQKVNLQMNAGERLGLVGRNGSGKSTILRLILGEEEPDDGEIQMPRGYRIGHLAQHLKFTEYNILDEACLGLREGQEHERYKAERILFGLGFSKDDMWRHPDEFSGGFQIRLNLAKVLVSEPNLLLLDEPTNYLDIVSIRWITRFLTEWEGEMILISHDRDFMDSVVTHVAAIHRGGLRRMPGDTEKLYAQILQDEEIHEKTRLNQQKKLDKELAYIDRFRAKASKASSVQSRIKRLAKQPALEKLAHLDELDFFFREAPFAADRMMETRAADFHYDPAQPLIAGLNLKISAGERVAVIGKNGRGKSTLLKLLAGEVEPLNGEVYRHPELKIGYFGQTNIQRLQEDLTIEQEVASANVALGLTQVRGLCGTMLFSGDLAEKKISVLSGGEKSRVLLAKILAQPSNFLLLDEPTNHLDMESIEALIESMEEFTGAVVIVTHSERILKELPTKLVVFQHGGVEVFDGGYEEFLDRVGWEEEASSKPKKAPSEALGGKSKKEQRKQRSELQTERARILGPLKKEIEALESQISGWEYEIAAGQEELARASQETSGGRVAAAGKKIKDLEKAIEEAFEKLAAIQQRHDEEEKRLT encoded by the coding sequence ATGTTAACTCTGCGAAACCTTGAAAAATCCTACGGCCGCCGCCAGCTCTTCCAAAAGGTCAACCTCCAGATGAACGCCGGCGAGCGGTTGGGGCTGGTCGGCCGCAACGGCAGCGGCAAGAGCACCATTCTTCGGCTGATCTTGGGCGAAGAAGAGCCCGACGACGGCGAGATCCAGATGCCGCGGGGCTACCGGATCGGGCACTTGGCCCAGCATCTGAAGTTCACCGAATACAATATCCTCGACGAGGCCTGCTTGGGCTTGCGCGAAGGCCAGGAGCACGAGCGCTACAAAGCCGAGCGCATCCTCTTCGGCCTGGGCTTCAGCAAGGACGACATGTGGCGGCACCCCGACGAGTTTTCGGGCGGCTTTCAGATCCGCTTGAACCTGGCCAAGGTCCTGGTGTCGGAGCCCAACCTCCTGCTGCTCGACGAGCCGACCAACTATCTCGACATCGTCTCGATCCGCTGGATCACCCGTTTCCTCACCGAATGGGAAGGCGAGATGATCCTGATCTCCCACGACCGCGACTTCATGGACTCGGTGGTGACTCACGTGGCGGCTATCCATCGGGGCGGGCTGCGCCGGATGCCCGGCGACACCGAGAAGCTTTACGCCCAGATCCTGCAGGACGAGGAAATTCACGAGAAGACCCGGCTCAACCAGCAGAAGAAGCTCGACAAGGAGCTGGCCTACATCGATCGCTTCCGGGCCAAGGCCAGCAAGGCTTCCTCGGTCCAATCGCGGATCAAGCGGCTGGCCAAGCAGCCGGCGCTGGAGAAGCTGGCCCATTTGGACGAGCTCGACTTTTTTTTCCGCGAGGCTCCCTTCGCTGCCGACCGGATGATGGAGACGCGAGCCGCGGATTTTCACTACGATCCGGCCCAACCCCTCATCGCCGGCCTGAATCTCAAAATCTCGGCCGGTGAGCGGGTCGCGGTGATCGGAAAGAACGGCCGCGGCAAATCGACCCTGCTCAAGCTCTTGGCCGGCGAAGTCGAGCCGCTGAACGGCGAGGTCTACCGCCATCCCGAGCTCAAGATCGGCTACTTCGGCCAGACCAACATTCAGCGACTGCAGGAGGATTTGACCATCGAGCAGGAGGTCGCCTCGGCCAACGTGGCCCTGGGCTTGACCCAAGTCCGGGGGCTTTGCGGCACCATGCTCTTCTCCGGCGACTTGGCCGAGAAGAAGATCTCGGTTCTCTCGGGCGGCGAAAAAAGCCGGGTCCTGCTGGCCAAGATCCTGGCCCAGCCTTCCAACTTCCTTTTGCTCGACGAGCCGACCAACCACCTCGACATGGAATCGATCGAGGCCTTGATCGAGAGCATGGAGGAATTCACCGGCGCGGTCGTGATCGTCACCCACAGCGAGCGGATCCTGAAAGAGCTGCCGACCAAGCTGGTGGTTTTCCAACACGGCGGCGTCGAGGTTTTCGACGGCGGCTACGAGGAGTTCCTCGACCGTGTCGGCTGGGAAGAAGAAGCCAGCTCCAAGCCCAAGAAGGCGCCGAGCGAGGCCTTGGGCGGCAAGAGCAAAAAGGAGCAGCGCAAGCAGCGCTCCGAGCTGCAAACCGAGCGCGCCAGGATCCTGGGCCCGCTGAAGAAAGAAATCGAAGCTCTGGAATCCCAGATCAGCGGCTGGGAATACGAAATCGCGGCCGGCCAGGAAGAGCTGGCCCGAGCTTCGCAAGAAACGAGCGGTGGCCGGGTCGCGGCAGCCGGGAAGAAAATCAAGGATTTGGAGAAGGCCATCGAAGAGGCTTTCGAAAAATTGGCTGCAATCCAACAGCGCCACGACGAAGAAGAGAAGCGCCTGACGTAG
- a CDS encoding potassium channel family protein → MNPTIAKIWDRLFRYRFVFLFLTLLVPYVLHPMMQTEFQSILSLDITFSLVLFMGVFALSDRHHLALTALAMVLLSQLLTWSSRAISGHWLIVTGMILTMVYLIYTVSILFRHVVKSRAPTFHTIFASLCIYLLTAYIWAFAYSLLEDTVPGSFHFNPDLFALVPKGKHIYSHLYYFFYFSLTTQTTLGFGDILPASPWSRMMTSMEAVLGQLYLVVMVTYLIGLHITEKARASK, encoded by the coding sequence TTGAACCCGACAATCGCCAAAATTTGGGATCGGCTCTTCCGCTACCGCTTCGTTTTTCTGTTCCTAACCCTTTTGGTTCCCTACGTCCTGCACCCCATGATGCAGACCGAGTTCCAGTCCATCCTCTCGCTGGACATCACCTTTTCCTTGGTCCTCTTCATGGGGGTTTTCGCCCTGAGCGACCGCCATCATTTGGCTTTGACCGCCTTGGCCATGGTCCTCCTCTCCCAGCTGCTCACCTGGAGCAGCCGGGCGATTTCGGGCCACTGGCTCATCGTCACCGGGATGATCCTGACGATGGTTTATCTGATTTACACGGTCAGCATCCTGTTCCGGCACGTCGTGAAAAGCCGGGCCCCGACTTTTCACACCATCTTCGCCTCGCTCTGCATCTATTTATTGACCGCCTACATCTGGGCCTTCGCTTATTCGCTGCTCGAGGACACCGTGCCGGGCTCCTTCCATTTCAATCCCGACCTCTTCGCGCTGGTGCCCAAGGGCAAGCATATCTACTCCCACCTTTATTATTTTTTCTATTTCAGCCTCACCACCCAGACGACCCTCGGCTTCGGCGACATCCTGCCGGCCTCGCCCTGGAGCCGGATGATGACCTCGATGGAGGCGGTCTTGGGCCAGCTCTACTTGGTCGTGATGGTGACCTATCTCATCGGCCTGCATATCACCGAGAAGGCGAGAGCCAGCAAGTAA
- the gltB gene encoding glutamate synthase large subunit, whose protein sequence is MDRNQIRRQMQEKGLYDSRFEHDSCGVGFIVHMKGKKSHDIVEQALLTLNHLIHRGACGCEVNTGDGAGILIQVPDSFLRKEFAKLGIELPKEGDYGVGTLFLPADKAQADKAKQILEHLVAEEGQKFLGWRPVPIDPSMLGKTARDAMPEILHFAIGLGGKGANLPGPADEAFERRLFIIRKCFENAIRFSRMKNWPDVYIPSLSSRTLLYKGMLTTEQLNPFYPDLSDPEMKTAIGLVHSRFSTNTFPNWELAHPFRFIAHNGEINTVRGNINWMRAREALFASPLFGKELKKILPVIREFGSDSAAFDNAVEMLTMGGYSLPHAVMMMIPEAWSGHETMSQEKKDFYQYHSCLMEPWDGPASIAFTDGRMIGAVLDRNGLRPSRYYVTKDDLVIMASEVGVIDVPPEKVLLKGRLQPGKMFLVDIGQGRIIDDAELKHQLASAQPYGTWLKDNLVDLENLPASAELPEPDHATVTRRQVMFGYSNEDVGLLMRPMAMNGEEAIGSMGTDTPLAVLSDKPQNLFNYFQQLFAQVTNPPLDAIREEIVTSVDTTIGPERNLLDPKPESCHQIKLRNPIIDNDELAKLKQLEGQPYQGFQSKTISILFPVAEGAAGMEKAIEGICRQASAAIAAGCNILILSDRGVDEKQAPIPSLLATAGVHHHLVREGTRTKVGLVLESGEPREVHHFALLVGYGAGAINPYLAFETLDDLIRGGVLLDTDHRKVELKYLKAVKKGIVKVMSKMGISTIQSYRGAQIFEAIGLNKAVIDKYFTHTASRIQGIGLEEICRETLERHRRAFPERVSAALALDVGGQYQWRRDGEYHLFNPETVAKLQASVRGNSFKDYKDFSKSVNEQSKNLCTLRGLFELKKGKSIPLEEVEPAKEIVKRFKTGAMSYGSISREAHETLAIAMNRIGGKSNTGEGGEDRERFVPLANGDSKNSKIKQVASGRFGVTSEYLVNAEEIQIKIAQGAKPGEGGQLPGHKVYPWIAKVRFSTPGVGLISPPPHHDIYSIEDLAQLIFDLKNSNPKARISVKLVAEVGVGTVAAGVAKAKSDVVLISGHDGGTGASPQTSIKHAGIPWELGLAETQQVLVMNGLRDRIVVEVDGQMKTGRDVAIGALLGGEEFGFATAPLVAMGCIMMRVCHLNTCPVGVATQDPELRKKFTGQPEHVVNYFFFVAEELREIMAELGFRKLDDMIGRSDLLDFNRAIAHWKAKGLDFSPIFAKPEGIGGIRRTQDQDHGLASVLDYQLLPRLQEALETGEKIVVEHPITNRNRTTGTIIGSDLSRRYGAKGLPEDTITLRFQGSAGQSFGAFVPPGMTLFLEGDANDYVGKGLSGGKLIVHPPKKSTFVPEENILIGNVVLYGATGGEAYFRGVAGERFCVRNSGVRTVVEGVGDHGCEYMTGGVVVVLGKTGRNFAAGMSGGVAYVYDPKNEFKSNCNLEMVELETLHEDEDVAQLEELLENHLEYTESSVAAAILKDLDKAIDSFVKVMPKDYKRVLTEARRRMQEENISLEVALYG, encoded by the coding sequence ATGGATCGGAACCAAATCCGTCGCCAGATGCAGGAAAAAGGCCTTTACGACTCGCGCTTTGAGCACGATTCCTGCGGCGTCGGCTTCATCGTTCATATGAAGGGCAAGAAGTCTCACGACATCGTCGAGCAGGCTTTGCTCACCCTCAACCATCTCATCCATCGCGGCGCTTGCGGCTGCGAGGTCAACACCGGCGACGGCGCCGGCATCTTGATCCAAGTTCCCGATTCTTTCTTGCGGAAGGAGTTCGCCAAGCTCGGCATCGAGCTGCCCAAGGAAGGGGACTACGGCGTCGGGACTCTCTTTCTGCCGGCCGACAAGGCCCAGGCCGACAAGGCCAAGCAGATTCTCGAACACCTGGTGGCCGAGGAAGGCCAAAAATTCCTGGGCTGGCGGCCGGTCCCGATCGATCCCTCGATGCTCGGCAAGACCGCCCGCGACGCCATGCCCGAAATTTTGCATTTCGCCATCGGCTTGGGCGGGAAGGGCGCCAACCTTCCCGGCCCGGCCGACGAGGCCTTCGAGCGCCGCCTCTTCATCATCCGCAAGTGCTTCGAGAACGCGATCCGCTTCTCGCGGATGAAGAATTGGCCCGACGTCTACATTCCCTCGCTGTCCAGCCGGACCCTCCTCTATAAGGGGATGCTGACGACCGAGCAGCTCAACCCTTTCTATCCCGATCTCTCCGATCCGGAAATGAAGACGGCGATCGGCTTGGTCCACTCGCGCTTCTCGACCAATACCTTCCCGAACTGGGAGCTGGCCCATCCCTTCCGCTTCATCGCCCACAACGGCGAGATCAACACCGTCCGCGGCAACATCAATTGGATGCGGGCCCGCGAAGCCCTCTTCGCCTCGCCGCTCTTCGGCAAGGAGCTGAAGAAGATCCTGCCGGTGATCCGGGAGTTCGGCTCCGACTCGGCCGCCTTCGACAATGCCGTCGAGATGCTGACGATGGGCGGCTACTCGCTGCCCCACGCCGTGATGATGATGATCCCGGAGGCCTGGAGCGGCCACGAGACGATGAGCCAGGAGAAGAAGGATTTCTATCAGTACCATTCCTGCCTGATGGAGCCCTGGGACGGCCCGGCCTCGATCGCCTTCACCGACGGCCGGATGATCGGCGCGGTCCTCGACCGCAACGGCCTGCGGCCCAGCCGCTACTACGTGACCAAGGACGATTTGGTCATCATGGCCTCGGAAGTGGGCGTCATCGACGTGCCGCCGGAGAAGGTTCTGCTGAAGGGCCGGCTCCAGCCCGGCAAGATGTTCCTGGTCGACATCGGCCAGGGCCGGATCATCGACGACGCCGAGCTCAAGCATCAGCTGGCTTCGGCCCAGCCTTACGGGACTTGGCTGAAGGACAACCTGGTCGACCTCGAGAATTTGCCGGCCTCGGCCGAGCTGCCCGAGCCCGACCACGCCACCGTGACCCGGCGCCAGGTGATGTTCGGCTACAGCAACGAGGACGTCGGCTTGCTGATGCGCCCGATGGCGATGAACGGCGAGGAGGCCATCGGCTCGATGGGCACCGACACGCCTTTGGCGGTGCTCTCGGACAAGCCCCAGAACCTCTTCAATTATTTCCAGCAGCTTTTCGCCCAGGTGACCAATCCGCCGCTCGACGCGATCCGCGAGGAGATCGTCACCTCGGTCGACACGACCATCGGGCCGGAGCGCAACCTGCTCGATCCCAAGCCCGAGAGCTGCCATCAGATCAAGCTGCGCAATCCGATCATCGACAACGACGAGCTGGCCAAGCTCAAGCAGCTCGAAGGCCAGCCGTATCAAGGCTTCCAGTCGAAGACGATCTCGATCCTCTTCCCGGTCGCCGAAGGCGCCGCCGGGATGGAGAAGGCGATCGAAGGCATCTGCCGGCAGGCCAGCGCGGCCATCGCCGCCGGCTGCAACATCCTGATCCTCTCGGACCGCGGCGTCGACGAGAAGCAGGCGCCGATTCCCAGCTTGCTGGCCACCGCCGGCGTGCACCACCACTTGGTCCGCGAAGGAACCCGCACCAAGGTCGGCTTGGTCCTGGAGTCGGGCGAGCCCCGCGAGGTCCATCACTTCGCCTTGCTCGTCGGCTACGGCGCCGGCGCGATCAACCCCTATCTGGCCTTCGAGACCCTCGACGACCTGATCCGGGGCGGCGTCCTCCTCGACACCGACCACCGCAAGGTCGAGCTGAAATATCTCAAGGCGGTCAAGAAGGGCATCGTCAAGGTGATGTCCAAGATGGGCATCTCGACGATTCAGAGCTACCGCGGCGCCCAGATCTTCGAGGCGATCGGCCTCAACAAGGCGGTGATCGATAAGTATTTCACCCACACCGCCTCGCGGATCCAAGGCATCGGCTTGGAAGAGATCTGCCGCGAAACCTTGGAGCGCCACCGCCGGGCTTTCCCCGAGCGGGTCAGCGCGGCTTTGGCTCTCGACGTCGGCGGCCAATACCAATGGCGGCGGGACGGCGAGTACCACCTTTTCAATCCCGAGACGGTGGCCAAGCTCCAGGCCTCGGTGCGCGGCAACTCCTTCAAGGACTACAAGGATTTCTCCAAGTCGGTGAACGAGCAGAGCAAGAACCTCTGCACTCTGCGCGGCCTCTTCGAGCTCAAGAAAGGGAAATCGATCCCGCTCGAGGAAGTCGAGCCGGCCAAGGAGATCGTCAAGCGCTTCAAGACCGGCGCGATGAGCTATGGCTCGATCAGCCGCGAAGCCCACGAGACCCTCGCGATCGCGATGAACCGGATCGGCGGCAAGTCCAACACCGGCGAGGGCGGCGAAGACCGCGAGCGCTTCGTGCCGCTGGCCAACGGCGATTCGAAGAACAGCAAGATCAAGCAAGTCGCGTCGGGCCGCTTCGGCGTCACCAGCGAGTACTTGGTCAACGCCGAGGAGATCCAAATCAAGATCGCCCAGGGCGCCAAGCCCGGCGAGGGCGGCCAATTGCCCGGCCACAAGGTCTATCCTTGGATCGCCAAGGTCCGCTTCTCGACTCCGGGCGTCGGCTTGATTTCGCCGCCGCCGCACCACGACATTTACTCGATCGAGGATCTGGCTCAGCTCATCTTCGACCTGAAGAACTCCAACCCCAAGGCCCGGATCAGCGTCAAGCTGGTGGCCGAGGTCGGAGTCGGGACGGTCGCGGCCGGCGTGGCCAAGGCCAAGTCCGACGTCGTGCTCATCTCGGGCCATGACGGCGGCACCGGCGCTTCGCCCCAGACCTCGATCAAGCACGCCGGCATTCCCTGGGAGCTCGGCTTGGCCGAGACTCAACAGGTGCTGGTGATGAACGGGCTCCGCGACCGGATCGTCGTCGAGGTCGACGGCCAGATGAAGACCGGCCGCGACGTCGCGATCGGCGCCCTGCTCGGCGGCGAGGAATTCGGCTTCGCGACCGCGCCGCTGGTGGCGATGGGCTGCATCATGATGCGGGTCTGCCACCTCAACACCTGTCCGGTCGGCGTCGCGACCCAGGATCCGGAGCTGCGCAAGAAGTTCACCGGCCAGCCCGAGCACGTGGTCAATTATTTCTTCTTCGTGGCCGAGGAGCTGCGCGAGATCATGGCCGAGCTCGGCTTCCGCAAGCTCGACGACATGATCGGGCGCTCCGACTTGCTCGATTTCAACCGGGCCATCGCCCACTGGAAGGCCAAGGGTCTCGATTTCTCGCCGATCTTCGCCAAGCCCGAGGGCATCGGCGGGATCCGGCGGACCCAGGACCAGGATCATGGCTTGGCCAGCGTCCTCGACTACCAGCTGCTGCCGCGCTTGCAGGAAGCGCTGGAGACCGGCGAGAAGATCGTGGTCGAGCACCCGATCACCAACCGCAACCGGACCACCGGCACGATTATCGGCAGCGACCTCTCCCGGCGTTACGGTGCCAAGGGCCTGCCCGAGGACACCATCACGCTGCGCTTCCAGGGTTCGGCCGGCCAGAGCTTCGGCGCCTTCGTGCCGCCGGGCATGACGCTTTTCCTGGAAGGCGACGCCAACGACTACGTCGGCAAGGGCCTTTCCGGCGGCAAGCTCATCGTCCATCCGCCCAAGAAGTCGACCTTCGTGCCCGAGGAGAACATCCTCATCGGCAACGTCGTGCTCTACGGTGCGACCGGCGGCGAGGCTTATTTCCGCGGGGTGGCCGGCGAGCGCTTTTGCGTCCGCAACAGCGGCGTTCGCACCGTCGTCGAGGGCGTCGGCGACCATGGCTGCGAGTACATGACCGGCGGCGTGGTGGTGGTGCTGGGCAAGACCGGCCGCAACTTCGCGGCCGGAATGAGCGGCGGCGTCGCTTACGTCTACGACCCCAAGAACGAATTCAAATCGAATTGCAATTTGGAGATGGTCGAGCTCGAGACGCTTCATGAAGACGAGGACGTCGCTCAGCTCGAGGAGCTGCTCGAGAACCAC